Proteins encoded within one genomic window of Spirochaeta isovalerica:
- a CDS encoding MBL fold metallo-hydrolase: MRLLMFYGYAGRANTYIIGPKEGGNAILIDPGRFEVPLLNMIENNNYYIESIILTHGHGSHSKGVSTTLKVYNSSIYAAVGKVDNYRTIMVSDKEKLKISGFDVEFFEIPGHSTDSLVFKIGNLLFTGDIFTSGYLGNPINAYAHNNMQREIQERLLTMDGEIIVLPGHGPPSTIQAEREINENLYIPADVTT; encoded by the coding sequence ATGAGACTGCTGATGTTTTACGGCTATGCCGGAAGAGCCAATACCTACATAATCGGCCCGAAAGAAGGGGGAAACGCGATCCTCATCGATCCCGGGCGCTTTGAAGTACCGCTGCTGAATATGATTGAAAACAATAATTACTATATCGAGTCCATCATCCTGACCCATGGTCACGGCAGTCATTCAAAAGGTGTCAGCACAACATTAAAAGTATATAATTCCTCGATTTACGCAGCCGTGGGGAAAGTAGATAACTACAGGACCATTATGGTTTCCGATAAAGAAAAATTGAAAATTTCAGGATTCGACGTGGAATTCTTTGAAATCCCCGGGCACAGCACTGACAGCCTTGTGTTCAAAATCGGGAATTTGCTTTTTACCGGCGATATCTTCACATCAGGCTACCTTGGAAATCCCATCAATGCATATGCCCATAATAATATGCAGCGTGAAATTCAGGAGCGGCTGCTGACAATGGATGGGGAAATTATCGTTCTGCCGGGACACGGTCCCCCCTCTACGATTCAGGCTGAGAGGGAAATCAATGAGAACCTCTATATCCCGGCGGATGTGACTACTTGA
- the murI gene encoding glutamate racemase, whose protein sequence is MSNSAPIAFIDSGVGGLPYLQWVREHLPQENFVYLADRKNFPYGEKTSGEIVDIVLHAVKSLRDGSYPKMLVIACNTASVTALDAVRKAVDFPVVGVVPAVKPAAMSSRNKRIGVMATRRTIDGSYLQRLIDNFAPDCHVEKVAASGVVSFVENDFFRASDEEKLEIVENAVNLFSGEKVDKVVLGCTHFIYLDEILKKRLGGDVEIIDSREGVGRQIMHVLEINRLFSTEKKEDVFYCSAESPGDSYRLFAQMFGLKYSGVMEGL, encoded by the coding sequence ATGAGTAATAGTGCACCTATCGCTTTTATTGACTCGGGAGTCGGGGGGCTTCCTTATCTCCAGTGGGTCAGAGAGCATTTACCTCAGGAGAACTTTGTGTATCTCGCCGATAGAAAAAATTTCCCCTACGGAGAAAAAACCAGCGGCGAAATCGTTGATATCGTTCTCCATGCTGTTAAGTCTCTCCGCGACGGATCTTACCCCAAAATGCTGGTTATCGCCTGCAATACCGCTTCGGTCACGGCACTGGATGCTGTCCGGAAAGCTGTAGATTTTCCCGTTGTAGGCGTTGTTCCGGCGGTCAAGCCGGCAGCCATGTCCAGCCGCAATAAGCGGATCGGTGTCATGGCGACCAGAAGAACCATCGACGGTTCTTATCTGCAAAGACTTATTGATAATTTCGCTCCGGACTGTCATGTGGAAAAAGTGGCGGCCAGCGGCGTTGTCAGCTTTGTCGAGAATGACTTTTTCAGGGCTTCCGATGAAGAAAAGCTGGAAATCGTTGAAAATGCTGTCAATCTTTTCTCCGGTGAGAAAGTTGACAAAGTCGTTCTCGGGTGTACCCATTTTATATATCTCGATGAAATCTTAAAAAAAAGACTGGGCGGCGATGTGGAAATTATAGATTCCCGGGAAGGAGTCGGACGACAGATCATGCACGTTCTCGAAATAAACAGATTGTTCTCTACTGAAAAAAAAGAGGATGTTTTTTATTGTTCAGCTGAATCTCCGGGAGATTCATACAGACTTTTCGCTCAAATGTTCGGTTTGAAATACAGCGGAGTCATGGAGGGTTTATGA
- the uvrB gene encoding excinuclease ABC subunit UvrB yields MNQFKVVSPFEPSGDQGRAIESLSKGLDEGLEFQTLKGVTGSGKTFSMAKIIEKVQRPTLVVSHNKTLAAQLYREFKDFFPDNAVEYFVSYYDYYQPEAYVPSKDLFIEKDASINDEIDRLKLSTTRSLMERKDVIVVSTVSCIYGVGSPASYKDMRLQIEVGQEINIDVVMRQLISLQYSRNDAVLDRGRFRKRGDIIEIFPAYFKDMAYRISLDWDTVESICRINPLTGEVAENVFMCTVYPAKHFVLPEEKIRNSVSLIREEMELQLEHFESIGKLVEAQRLKSRTEYDMEMMEEMGYCSGIENYSRILAGRDEGERPEVLLDFFPKDYLTFIDESHVTLSQIRAMYEGDRSRKMNLVNFGFRLPSALDNRPLVYSEFLEMQNQMIFVSATPGKEEFARSQKMVEQIIRPTGLLDPEITVRSTEGQIEDLYGEILKRLEVQERVLITTLTKKMAEDLADYLSGMDLKVRYLHSEIDTFERVEIIRDLRNGVFDVLVGINLLREGLDIPEVSLIAIMDADKIGFLRSSTSLIQTIGRAARNENGKVIMYADKVSQAMKDAIEETEHRRAVQMAYNEEHGITPSTVKKAVQDILQRKAEQKKDAEKMTIDMMKNSTNLFDPKQKKRLIKALENEMLEKAKNMEFEEAAVLRDEIARLKGDE; encoded by the coding sequence TTGAATCAGTTTAAAGTTGTTTCTCCCTTTGAACCGTCGGGAGATCAGGGCCGGGCTATCGAATCTCTATCAAAAGGTTTGGATGAAGGCTTGGAGTTTCAGACCCTGAAAGGGGTCACAGGTTCGGGAAAAACCTTCTCCATGGCAAAAATTATAGAAAAAGTGCAGCGTCCGACTCTCGTTGTATCCCATAACAAGACTCTGGCCGCCCAGCTTTACAGGGAATTTAAAGATTTCTTCCCCGACAATGCGGTGGAGTACTTCGTCTCATATTACGATTACTACCAGCCTGAGGCATATGTCCCGTCTAAAGATCTCTTTATTGAGAAAGACGCATCCATTAACGATGAGATCGACAGACTCAAGCTGTCGACAACCCGCTCTCTCATGGAAAGAAAAGATGTTATCGTCGTTTCGACTGTGTCCTGCATATACGGAGTCGGAAGTCCCGCATCCTATAAAGATATGCGTTTGCAGATAGAAGTCGGGCAGGAGATAAATATTGATGTCGTTATGCGGCAGTTGATTTCGCTCCAGTACAGCCGCAACGATGCTGTTCTCGACAGGGGTCGCTTTCGCAAAAGAGGGGATATCATCGAGATCTTTCCGGCCTATTTCAAGGATATGGCTTACAGGATCAGTCTCGATTGGGATACCGTCGAAAGTATCTGCCGGATCAATCCCCTCACGGGAGAGGTCGCGGAAAATGTATTCATGTGCACGGTTTACCCCGCCAAGCATTTTGTTCTTCCCGAAGAGAAGATCCGAAATAGCGTCTCTCTGATCCGCGAAGAGATGGAATTGCAGCTGGAGCATTTTGAATCCATAGGCAAGCTCGTTGAAGCACAGAGGCTCAAATCCCGAACTGAATACGACATGGAGATGATGGAGGAGATGGGATACTGTTCCGGAATCGAAAACTACTCCAGGATTCTCGCCGGACGGGATGAAGGGGAAAGGCCTGAAGTCCTTCTGGATTTCTTTCCCAAAGATTACCTGACCTTTATCGATGAATCCCATGTCACTCTTTCCCAGATCAGAGCCATGTACGAAGGAGACAGGTCCCGGAAAATGAATCTTGTTAATTTCGGGTTCCGCCTTCCCTCGGCTCTTGATAACAGACCGCTGGTTTATTCCGAATTTCTGGAAATGCAGAACCAGATGATTTTCGTTTCCGCCACGCCGGGGAAAGAGGAGTTCGCCCGGTCTCAAAAAATGGTTGAACAGATAATCCGTCCGACCGGTTTGCTCGATCCGGAGATTACAGTCAGGTCGACTGAGGGTCAGATCGAAGATCTCTATGGCGAAATACTCAAAAGGCTTGAAGTTCAGGAACGGGTTCTGATTACGACTTTGACGAAAAAAATGGCTGAGGATCTGGCTGATTATCTGTCGGGGATGGATTTGAAAGTCCGTTACCTCCACTCTGAAATCGACACTTTCGAAAGGGTTGAAATTATAAGAGATTTGCGAAATGGCGTTTTTGACGTGCTGGTTGGTATTAATCTGCTCAGAGAGGGACTGGATATACCGGAAGTCTCCTTAATAGCCATTATGGACGCTGATAAAATAGGGTTTCTCAGATCGTCGACATCGCTGATTCAGACGATCGGCCGGGCGGCTCGTAACGAGAACGGCAAAGTCATTATGTACGCCGATAAAGTTTCCCAGGCGATGAAAGACGCCATAGAGGAAACGGAACACCGCAGGGCTGTGCAGATGGCATACAATGAAGAACACGGCATCACTCCGTCGACAGTTAAAAAGGCTGTTCAGGATATTCTGCAGAGGAAAGCCGAGCAGAAAAAAGATGCAGAGAAGATGACTATCGACATGATGAAAAACAGTACGAATCTCTTTGATCCCAAACAGAAGAAGAGACTCATCAAAGCACTTGAAAATGAGATGCTGGAAAAAGCCAAAAATATGGAATTTGAAGAGGCTGCCGTCCTTCGAGATGAAATCGCCCGTCTGAAGGGTGATGAATGA
- a CDS encoding ABC transporter permease subunit, which translates to MGRKLRQLRGSRGDGLELIPAFLFILIIFYIPLGGVLIKGLQNSKGAFSLEGIGHILGSSYYRSIIGFTFFQALLSTVLSVLIGLPGAWILSHYSFPGKRILKAVITIPFILPSILVVLGFVLFFGKSGTLNSLLNRLGLGELKILYSFKAIIIAHIFYNFPIAIRIISSLWAKIPRNQIMAARSLGAGKIRIFFTITLHQIFPAILTSSMIIFIYCFMSFAIILVLGGGPELTTVEVEVYRLAKVSLDINKGSSLALIQSTLTLIFMFIYSSLERFKSFEEKLLYRDQKPPYRFKADWPTVFIFLYFIFVLILLIAPPLSVIGESFRERNSLSGNEVFSLRWYKEIFFPTAQGTYSRIAFQSLKNSLIYGFSTVILTIPVSLLISRALSVKNIPFAGLTELIFVLPLGVSSVILGMSYMRLSNFLPGDFRGSAWLVILAHSAIAMPLAFKSVLSIYRKIKKSLREAGQNLGASRFRIFRDIELPLLKSGILTGATFAFAVSIGEMNATLMLSQPGTTTLPIAIYRLIGSYKFYGACALGSILMFICLIAFLAIDYFDGFGDTI; encoded by the coding sequence GTGGGTAGAAAACTACGGCAACTGAGAGGAAGCCGGGGGGATGGGTTGGAACTCATCCCCGCCTTCCTCTTTATCCTGATTATTTTTTACATTCCTCTGGGCGGTGTTCTCATAAAAGGTCTGCAGAACAGCAAAGGTGCTTTTTCTCTCGAAGGAATCGGGCACATACTTGGCTCTTCATATTACAGATCGATTATCGGCTTTACTTTTTTTCAGGCTCTGCTAAGTACGGTTCTATCTGTATTAATCGGACTACCGGGTGCCTGGATACTGTCCCACTACAGCTTTCCCGGGAAAAGGATTCTTAAAGCCGTCATCACAATCCCCTTTATTCTACCTTCCATTCTCGTTGTACTGGGCTTTGTTCTTTTCTTCGGCAAGAGCGGAACTCTCAACTCCCTTCTGAACCGGCTCGGCCTGGGAGAACTGAAGATTCTCTACTCTTTCAAGGCGATCATTATCGCCCATATATTCTATAATTTCCCAATCGCCATACGGATCATATCATCCCTCTGGGCTAAGATTCCCCGTAATCAGATTATGGCGGCACGCAGCCTCGGCGCAGGGAAGATCAGGATTTTTTTCACCATAACCCTCCATCAGATTTTTCCGGCGATTCTCACGAGTTCGATGATTATATTCATTTACTGCTTTATGAGCTTTGCCATCATCCTCGTACTGGGCGGAGGCCCGGAACTGACAACTGTGGAAGTGGAGGTTTACCGCCTTGCCAAAGTGAGCCTGGATATAAATAAAGGAAGTTCCCTGGCTCTGATCCAGTCAACTTTGACACTTATTTTCATGTTTATTTACAGCAGCCTTGAAAGATTTAAGAGTTTTGAAGAAAAACTCCTCTATCGGGACCAAAAGCCTCCATACAGATTCAAAGCTGATTGGCCGACAGTTTTTATCTTTTTATATTTCATATTTGTTCTGATACTGCTTATAGCGCCGCCTCTTTCCGTTATCGGCGAATCGTTCAGGGAAAGGAATTCTCTGTCGGGAAATGAAGTTTTCTCATTGCGGTGGTACAAAGAGATATTCTTTCCGACAGCACAGGGGACGTACAGCCGTATTGCTTTTCAATCCTTAAAAAACAGCCTCATTTATGGGTTTTCAACAGTTATCCTGACGATTCCCGTCAGTCTTCTCATATCGCGGGCTCTTTCAGTCAAAAACATTCCCTTCGCAGGGCTAACCGAACTGATTTTCGTTCTTCCCCTGGGAGTGTCATCTGTGATTTTAGGGATGAGCTATATGCGTTTATCCAATTTTCTCCCCGGTGATTTCCGGGGCAGCGCATGGCTGGTTATCCTGGCCCATTCGGCTATCGCCATGCCTCTGGCGTTTAAATCTGTTCTTTCCATATACAGAAAAATCAAAAAGTCCCTGAGAGAAGCGGGTCAGAACCTTGGCGCTTCGAGATTCAGGATTTTCAGAGATATTGAACTTCCTCTTCTGAAATCCGGTATTCTGACAGGCGCCACTTTTGCTTTTGCCGTTTCAATCGGGGAGATGAATGCGACACTGATGTTATCCCAGCCGGGAACGACGACTCTCCCCATCGCAATTTACCGGTTGATCGGGTCCTATAAATTTTACGGAGCCTGCGCTCTGGGGTCTATTTTAATGTTTATCTGTCTGATCGCTTTTCTTGCGATTGATTATTTTGACGGATTTGGAGACACGATATGA
- a CDS encoding pentapeptide repeat-containing protein, translating to MFILKKCSHEECESLCLAEEPYCPEHLADPKVVERRILEELISGKDFRGRSFSLINFEDTDLSGKNFENCSFSHCSFNRVDFSGTRFNLTFFDFCDIEETIFKGCDLTNTVFAGARINKTIYKGSEIVNCNFNGSEILNSDFSDSDLYLSRFVNSNLAKLDFVDCNLKRTDFSGSDRKQIKFKYSNIEEALFKGEDR from the coding sequence ATGTTTATTCTTAAAAAGTGTTCTCATGAAGAATGTGAGTCTCTCTGTCTGGCTGAGGAACCTTACTGTCCCGAACACCTGGCGGATCCTAAGGTTGTGGAAAGGCGAATTCTTGAAGAGCTCATTTCAGGGAAGGATTTCCGGGGCAGGTCATTTTCGCTTATAAATTTCGAAGATACCGATCTGAGCGGGAAAAACTTTGAAAACTGCAGTTTCTCCCATTGCAGTTTCAACCGCGTTGACTTTTCGGGAACCCGTTTCAATTTAACTTTTTTTGATTTCTGCGATATTGAAGAGACCATTTTCAAAGGTTGCGATCTGACCAATACGGTTTTTGCCGGAGCCCGTATTAATAAAACCATCTATAAAGGCTCCGAAATAGTTAACTGCAATTTTAACGGCAGCGAAATCCTCAACTCGGATTTTTCCGATTCGGACCTATATTTAAGCCGCTTCGTCAACTCAAACCTGGCGAAACTTGATTTTGTCGATTGCAACCTGAAGCGAACTGATTTTTCAGGCTCCGACAGAAAACAGATCAAATTCAAATATTCCAATATAGAAGAAGCCCTTTTCAAAGGTGAAGACAGATGA
- a CDS encoding thiamine ABC transporter substrate-binding protein: MKSLFVSFKAVLIIALITASLNLYANGQSDKAKAGNSGPEKLVVYSYDTFASEWGAGPSIIAEFEQKYGVEVELHAPGDGVTVMSQLILEKDNPRADVVVGLDNNLLAKALEEKILESYKSPELEKVKSDLLFDSSYNLLPFDFGYFAICYDSEKLSDLPESLEDLTEEKYRDSLVLMDPRTSTPGLGFLLWTIAVYGEDYLAYWDRLKPSILTITEGWSSGYGLFLNEEAPLVLSYSTSPAYHVEYEDSTRYRALKFNDGNYEHIEGMGIVKGTENREMAEKFIDHMLAESSQKTLAISNIMFPAVNGTDLPDSFDYSFHSDTPLLLDSETISENYDDWVQMWVENYGN, encoded by the coding sequence ATGAAATCACTCTTTGTATCTTTTAAAGCTGTTCTAATCATCGCATTAATTACAGCTTCACTAAATCTTTATGCCAATGGGCAATCAGATAAGGCAAAAGCCGGAAACAGCGGCCCGGAGAAACTGGTCGTCTACTCCTACGATACTTTTGCCTCCGAATGGGGCGCCGGCCCCTCTATCATCGCAGAGTTCGAACAGAAATACGGTGTCGAAGTTGAACTGCACGCTCCTGGAGACGGGGTAACTGTCATGTCCCAGCTGATTCTTGAAAAAGATAATCCCCGGGCCGATGTCGTTGTCGGACTGGACAACAATCTTCTGGCGAAAGCTCTTGAAGAAAAAATTCTCGAATCCTATAAGTCTCCCGAACTTGAAAAAGTCAAAAGCGACCTTCTGTTCGATAGTTCATACAATCTTCTTCCCTTTGATTTCGGTTACTTCGCGATCTGTTATGATAGCGAGAAACTGAGCGATCTGCCAGAATCCCTCGAGGATCTGACGGAAGAGAAGTACAGAGACTCCCTCGTCCTGATGGATCCCAGAACGTCGACTCCCGGACTAGGTTTTCTTTTATGGACAATAGCCGTATACGGAGAAGACTATCTGGCTTATTGGGACAGATTAAAACCATCCATTTTAACGATAACAGAAGGCTGGAGCAGTGGATACGGCCTCTTTCTCAATGAAGAAGCCCCTCTTGTGCTCAGTTACTCTACATCTCCCGCCTATCATGTGGAATACGAAGATTCTACCAGGTACAGAGCTCTAAAATTCAACGATGGGAATTATGAGCATATTGAAGGGATGGGTATTGTAAAAGGAACGGAGAACAGGGAAATGGCGGAAAAATTCATAGATCACATGCTAGCCGAATCCTCCCAGAAGACATTGGCGATCTCTAACATTATGTTTCCCGCAGTAAACGGCACAGACCTTCCCGACTCATTTGATTACTCTTTCCACAGCGACACTCCCCTTCTGCTTGATTCAGAAACCATTTCTGAAAACTACGATGATTGGGTTCAGATGTGGGTAGAAAACTACGGCAACTGA
- a CDS encoding YggS family pyridoxal phosphate-dependent enzyme: MNSIAHNIEQILREISDAAEKSGRKPDDIKLMAVSKTKPMEMLLEAYEAGMRLFGENRVQEGVEKRKELPSDAEIELIGHLQSNKVKQAVGTFTCIQSVDSLKIAEKINKRAGDLEIVQDVLLELKTAEQDEAKTGFSHIDDFFSAFEQIVAMENIRIRGMMTIAPFVSDESLVRNSFRFCRENFEKAERLFSLKDFDTLSMGMSGDFKIAIEEGATLVRVGSSIFGTRY, encoded by the coding sequence ATGAACAGTATCGCTCATAATATCGAACAGATCCTTCGGGAAATCAGTGATGCCGCAGAAAAATCCGGCCGGAAACCCGATGATATAAAGCTGATGGCTGTCAGCAAGACCAAGCCTATGGAAATGCTCCTGGAAGCCTACGAAGCGGGAATGCGCCTGTTCGGTGAAAACCGGGTACAGGAAGGGGTTGAGAAAAGGAAGGAGTTGCCTTCCGATGCAGAAATAGAACTGATCGGCCATTTACAAAGCAATAAAGTGAAACAGGCCGTGGGAACATTTACCTGCATTCAATCTGTCGATTCATTAAAAATTGCTGAAAAAATCAATAAAAGAGCGGGAGACTTGGAAATCGTTCAGGATGTCCTTCTGGAACTGAAGACTGCGGAACAGGATGAAGCCAAGACCGGCTTTTCCCATATCGATGACTTCTTCAGCGCTTTCGAACAGATTGTTGCCATGGAGAATATACGCATCCGGGGAATGATGACTATCGCTCCGTTTGTCAGCGATGAGTCTCTTGTACGGAATAGCTTCCGTTTTTGCCGGGAAAATTTTGAAAAAGCTGAACGTTTATTCAGCCTGAAAGATTTTGATACATTATCCATGGGTATGTCCGGTGATTTTAAAATAGCCATAGAAGAAGGAGCGACTCTGGTCAGAGTCGGAAGCTCCATTTTCGGGACGCGATATTGA
- a CDS encoding ABC transporter ATP-binding protein → MSITLNDIHRDFGDFKLHMNLQAEKGELISLLGPSGCGKSTTLRIIAGFEEADSGSLFLEGKDLLSISPEKREIAMVFQDYALFPHMTVFDNIAYGPKIRKWSKEKIREEVNRFLKIVHLEGFADRKTEMLSGGEQQRVALARALITEPKLLLLDEPLSALDARLRKKLRREIRNIQRELEITTLYVTHDQEEALAISDKIALIDNGECIQFDTPQNLYRKPQHIFAAGFIGNANLIPVGNIDLKSMSAETEMGKFSVDYIREGSDEKFIFFRSDKCLIVRDDNPELSNMISGTVVDEEYTGSRKDLEIQVGNQIIRASVPEDSPVAVNDMVTLHIPEQHCRVL, encoded by the coding sequence ATGAGCATCACTCTGAATGATATCCATAGAGATTTCGGTGATTTTAAACTTCATATGAATTTGCAGGCGGAAAAGGGAGAACTGATTTCTCTTCTCGGACCGAGCGGCTGCGGGAAGAGCACGACTTTGCGTATAATCGCCGGTTTCGAAGAAGCGGACAGCGGATCTCTTTTTCTGGAAGGAAAGGACCTTCTGTCCATATCTCCCGAAAAGAGGGAAATCGCCATGGTTTTTCAGGATTATGCGCTTTTCCCCCATATGACTGTTTTTGACAATATTGCCTACGGCCCGAAAATCCGAAAATGGAGTAAAGAAAAAATACGGGAGGAAGTGAACCGCTTTCTGAAAATTGTACATCTTGAAGGTTTTGCCGATAGAAAGACAGAGATGCTTTCAGGAGGCGAGCAACAGAGAGTGGCCCTTGCCAGAGCTCTTATTACCGAGCCTAAACTTCTCCTTCTCGATGAACCCCTCAGCGCTCTTGATGCCAGATTGAGAAAGAAGCTGCGCAGGGAAATCCGGAACATACAAAGAGAGCTGGAAATTACAACTCTTTACGTCACCCACGATCAGGAGGAAGCTTTGGCCATTTCAGATAAAATCGCTCTTATTGATAATGGGGAATGCATTCAGTTCGACACTCCTCAAAACCTCTACAGAAAACCGCAGCATATTTTTGCCGCGGGATTTATTGGAAACGCCAATCTGATTCCAGTTGGAAACATCGACCTGAAGAGTATGTCTGCTGAAACAGAAATGGGGAAATTCAGCGTAGACTACATTCGCGAAGGATCAGATGAAAAATTCATTTTCTTCCGTTCCGACAAATGTCTGATAGTAAGAGATGATAATCCGGAACTGTCAAATATGATAAGCGGAACAGTTGTTGATGAAGAATACACAGGTTCAAGAAAAGATCTGGAAATTCAGGTGGGGAATCAGATAATTCGCGCCAGCGTGCCGGAAGACAGCCCGGTGGCTGTAAACGATATGGTGACTCTGCACATACCGGAACAGCACTGCCGCGTCTTATAA
- the rsgA gene encoding ribosome small subunit-dependent GTPase A, whose translation MKGTILFGMNNIFNVKPLDGEETLECRIKGKILKDSIGAYNPLAPGDLVEYEADDHHPGKGMILSREERKNYFSRWNKKRKAPQTLAANLDLLICVASPELPPFRPRFIDRALISGERGGVPVMILMNKTDQGIDDQVRDRLDNYRDLGFEVMFCSAKSREGIEELENRIRDHQVAFVGQSGVGKSTLLNLIEPQVNQRTAEISTKYSRGKHTTCYSILVENTAGGTIIDTPGVRELLLYDIEELELQEYFPEMEAYFGQCSFNSCSHIHEPGCAVLSALEKGRIHPDRYESYLRIMEELKNG comes from the coding sequence ATGAAAGGGACAATATTATTCGGAATGAATAATATATTTAATGTAAAGCCTCTTGACGGTGAAGAAACGCTCGAATGCCGCATTAAAGGTAAAATTCTGAAGGATTCCATAGGAGCCTATAATCCTCTGGCTCCCGGAGATCTTGTAGAATACGAAGCTGATGATCATCATCCCGGGAAGGGGATGATTCTTTCCAGAGAAGAACGGAAAAACTATTTTTCCCGATGGAACAAAAAACGGAAAGCTCCCCAGACGCTGGCAGCCAATCTGGACCTGCTCATCTGCGTCGCCTCGCCCGAATTGCCCCCTTTCAGGCCGAGGTTTATAGACAGGGCTTTGATTTCCGGAGAAAGGGGCGGCGTCCCCGTTATGATTCTTATGAACAAAACGGACCAGGGAATCGATGATCAGGTCAGGGACAGGCTTGATAATTACAGGGATCTGGGATTTGAAGTCATGTTCTGTTCTGCCAAATCCCGAGAAGGAATTGAAGAGCTGGAAAATAGAATCCGTGACCATCAGGTGGCTTTCGTCGGCCAGTCCGGTGTCGGGAAGTCAACGCTCCTCAATCTGATTGAGCCGCAGGTCAATCAGCGTACAGCGGAAATCTCCACCAAATATTCCCGGGGAAAACATACAACCTGTTACTCCATCCTGGTTGAAAATACCGCCGGCGGAACGATTATCGATACTCCCGGAGTCAGGGAGCTTCTCCTTTATGATATCGAAGAGCTTGAACTTCAGGAATATTTTCCCGAAATGGAAGCATACTTCGGTCAGTGTTCCTTCAACAGCTGCTCCCATATCCATGAGCCGGGATGCGCTGTATTGTCGGCACTTGAAAAGGGAAGGATCCATCCTGACAGGTATGAAAGCTATCTGCGGATTATGGAAGAGTTGAAAAATGGCTGA
- a CDS encoding RluA family pseudouridine synthase, whose translation MKQRIDKYVSDREILTRSQIKSRNAQVFINGVEVKLSRKVGNGDTFELHWDDPEALDIEPEEMDLQILYEDENAIVVNKEQGIVVHPANGNYTGTLVQGLLFHIKNLGEKFDNQLERPGIVHRLDKDTSGVIIAAKNPETHEFLSQQFRDKTNEKHYLALVRGYPPKRRGLIETHLTRHPVERKKYITHESQGKFASTEYRVLRSWDKYALMLLKLNTGRTHQLRVHMVHIGCPILGDPIYGRKDNLYPDATLMLHAWKLKIKLPGNMDYSLFKAPVPVRFRKIIGKISRQLK comes from the coding sequence GTGAAACAGAGAATTGATAAATATGTCTCCGATAGAGAAATCCTGACAAGAAGCCAGATCAAAAGCAGAAACGCCCAGGTCTTCATTAACGGTGTGGAAGTGAAATTATCCCGCAAGGTTGGCAATGGCGATACTTTCGAACTCCATTGGGATGATCCGGAAGCTCTGGATATCGAACCGGAAGAGATGGATTTACAGATTCTTTATGAAGATGAGAATGCCATTGTTGTCAATAAAGAGCAGGGAATTGTTGTTCATCCGGCGAATGGTAACTATACGGGGACGCTTGTTCAGGGGCTGTTGTTTCATATCAAAAATCTCGGAGAGAAATTTGACAACCAGCTGGAAAGACCCGGGATTGTTCATAGGCTTGATAAAGATACATCGGGCGTTATCATTGCCGCTAAAAATCCGGAAACTCATGAGTTTCTCTCACAACAGTTCCGGGATAAAACAAATGAAAAGCACTACCTGGCTTTAGTCCGGGGGTATCCGCCAAAAAGAAGAGGCCTTATCGAAACTCATCTGACCAGGCATCCGGTTGAAAGAAAAAAGTATATTACCCATGAAAGTCAGGGAAAGTTTGCCAGTACGGAATATCGTGTTCTCAGAAGCTGGGATAAATATGCGCTTATGCTGCTTAAGCTCAATACGGGACGAACTCACCAGCTGCGGGTTCACATGGTTCATATAGGATGTCCCATTCTCGGTGATCCGATTTACGGGCGGAAAGATAATCTCTATCCCGATGCGACCCTCATGCTTCATGCCTGGAAACTGAAAATAAAACTGCCGGGCAATATGGATTATTCTCTTTTCAAAGCACCGGTTCCCGTGCGTTTCCGGAAAATCATCGGGAAAATTTCCCGACAGCTCAAGTAG